A genomic window from Sceloporus undulatus isolate JIND9_A2432 ecotype Alabama chromosome 9, SceUnd_v1.1, whole genome shotgun sequence includes:
- the LOC121915787 gene encoding C-X-C chemokine receptor type 3-like isoform X1: protein MAQGDFMIFAKEDIFYFLENTSDGFDYSSGSDACCATPPCDISPTQAFAGSVLPTFYSLICLLGLWGNGMVILVLLRAREALTGTEVFIFNLAISDILLVVTLPFWAVQEAHGWIFGNFLCQLVGGIFKINFYASIFFLVCISLDRYLSIVYVIRMYRRSKTYMIHLTAVVVWTTCILLTLPDFIYLMAEFDSRQNITSCSLSFPPGSAKRWKIALSVFNQVVAFFLPLVAMAYCYAHIIFTLLLSRGFQKHKTLRVILAVVAAFFFCWSPYHLVQCINTLIDLEVLEQDCVWEEKLDMANVVTTSLGFFHCCLNPLLYAFVGIKFRNRYLALLEKLGCVSHRFVTRHAKGSDHWKDSTRSESTDVTYSGGL, encoded by the exons ATG gCTCAAGGTGACTTCATGATCTTTGCCAAAGAGGACATTTTCTACTTCCTGGAAAACACCTCCGATGGCTTTGACTACAGCAGTGGCAGCGATGCCTGCTGTGCCACCCCTCCCTGCGACATCAGTCCCACCCAGGCCTTTGCCGGCAGCGTCCTGCCAACCTTCTACAGCCTGATTTGCCTCCTGGGCTTGTGGGGAAATGGGATGGTGATCCTGGTCTTGCTTCGCGCCAGGGAGGCCCTCACCGGGACGGAGGTGTTCATTTTCAACCTGGCCATCTCGGACATCCTCTTGGTGGTGACCCTCCCTTTCTGGGCCGTTCAGGAAGCACACGGCTGGATCTTCGGGAACTTCCTCTGCCAGCTGGTGGGGGGCATTTTCAAAATCAACTTCTATGCCAGCATCTTCTTCTTGGTCTGCATCAGTCTGGACCGGTACCTCTCCATCGTTTATGTCATACGCATGTACAGACGGAGCAAGACCTACATGATCCACCTCACCGCTGTGGTGGTTTGGACCACCTGCATCCTTCTCACCTTGCCGGACTTCATCTACTTGATGGCCGAGTTTGATTCTCGCCAAAACATCACCTCCTGCTCCCTCAGCTTCCCTCCTGGATCAGCCAAGCGCTGGAAGATCGCCTTAAGTGTCTTCAACCAGGTGGtggctttctttcttcccttggtAGCCATGGCATACTGCTATGCCCACATCATCTTCACCCTTCTGCTCTCCAGAGGCTTCCAGAAACACAAGACACTGCGGGTCATCTTGGCCGTGGTGGCCGCCTTCTTCTTCTGCTGGTCACCTTACCACCTTGTCCAGTGCATCAACACCCTGATCGATTTGGAAGTCCTTGAACAGGACTGTGTTTGGGAGGAGAAGCTGGACATGGCCAATGTTGTCACCACGAGCCTGGGCTTCTTCCATTGCTGTCTCAACCCACTGCTCTACGCTTTCGTCGGCATCAAATTTCGGAACAGGTACCTCGCCCTCCTCGAAAAGTTGGGCTGTGTGAGCCACAGGTTTGTGACCAGACATGCCAAGGGGTCGGACCACTGGAAGGACTCGACGAGGTCCGAAAGCACAGATGTGACTTACTCCGGAGGACTCTAG
- the LOC121915787 gene encoding C-X-C chemokine receptor type 3-like isoform X2, whose amino-acid sequence MIFAKEDIFYFLENTSDGFDYSSGSDACCATPPCDISPTQAFAGSVLPTFYSLICLLGLWGNGMVILVLLRAREALTGTEVFIFNLAISDILLVVTLPFWAVQEAHGWIFGNFLCQLVGGIFKINFYASIFFLVCISLDRYLSIVYVIRMYRRSKTYMIHLTAVVVWTTCILLTLPDFIYLMAEFDSRQNITSCSLSFPPGSAKRWKIALSVFNQVVAFFLPLVAMAYCYAHIIFTLLLSRGFQKHKTLRVILAVVAAFFFCWSPYHLVQCINTLIDLEVLEQDCVWEEKLDMANVVTTSLGFFHCCLNPLLYAFVGIKFRNRYLALLEKLGCVSHRFVTRHAKGSDHWKDSTRSESTDVTYSGGL is encoded by the coding sequence ATGATCTTTGCCAAAGAGGACATTTTCTACTTCCTGGAAAACACCTCCGATGGCTTTGACTACAGCAGTGGCAGCGATGCCTGCTGTGCCACCCCTCCCTGCGACATCAGTCCCACCCAGGCCTTTGCCGGCAGCGTCCTGCCAACCTTCTACAGCCTGATTTGCCTCCTGGGCTTGTGGGGAAATGGGATGGTGATCCTGGTCTTGCTTCGCGCCAGGGAGGCCCTCACCGGGACGGAGGTGTTCATTTTCAACCTGGCCATCTCGGACATCCTCTTGGTGGTGACCCTCCCTTTCTGGGCCGTTCAGGAAGCACACGGCTGGATCTTCGGGAACTTCCTCTGCCAGCTGGTGGGGGGCATTTTCAAAATCAACTTCTATGCCAGCATCTTCTTCTTGGTCTGCATCAGTCTGGACCGGTACCTCTCCATCGTTTATGTCATACGCATGTACAGACGGAGCAAGACCTACATGATCCACCTCACCGCTGTGGTGGTTTGGACCACCTGCATCCTTCTCACCTTGCCGGACTTCATCTACTTGATGGCCGAGTTTGATTCTCGCCAAAACATCACCTCCTGCTCCCTCAGCTTCCCTCCTGGATCAGCCAAGCGCTGGAAGATCGCCTTAAGTGTCTTCAACCAGGTGGtggctttctttcttcccttggtAGCCATGGCATACTGCTATGCCCACATCATCTTCACCCTTCTGCTCTCCAGAGGCTTCCAGAAACACAAGACACTGCGGGTCATCTTGGCCGTGGTGGCCGCCTTCTTCTTCTGCTGGTCACCTTACCACCTTGTCCAGTGCATCAACACCCTGATCGATTTGGAAGTCCTTGAACAGGACTGTGTTTGGGAGGAGAAGCTGGACATGGCCAATGTTGTCACCACGAGCCTGGGCTTCTTCCATTGCTGTCTCAACCCACTGCTCTACGCTTTCGTCGGCATCAAATTTCGGAACAGGTACCTCGCCCTCCTCGAAAAGTTGGGCTGTGTGAGCCACAGGTTTGTGACCAGACATGCCAAGGGGTCGGACCACTGGAAGGACTCGACGAGGTCCGAAAGCACAGATGTGACTTACTCCGGAGGACTCTAG
- the LOC121916140 gene encoding C-X-C chemokine receptor type 3-2-like, whose amino-acid sequence MKMTTFSWDLDYTGLEFPTGYPEIDLNAAPCTQTEVGAFARYFGPAVFSVAFVVGLVGNGLVLAILGVHRCPWLFADCYLFQLAIADLLLVLALPFRATQFTQSWDFGEFLCKLVGALSTMNSYSTAFLLACIAIERYLAIVHAVQLDRRLTPSHTYLTSALLWGICVGLSAVELHFRTVSYTPQAGTVTCHLGFGAQEADSWRLGLRLVSFLFGFFFPLLVMAYCYGRIMAKLRKARLFWRVMALRLPAVILVLFVLCWGPFHGFILVDSLQRLGHLARDCAREQILDFGLLFTESLGLVHCCLNPLVYAFVGVRFRRELYGLFQNWVQCQGCQGRCPSLEQSGQATESSVVQGGEYSIMI is encoded by the exons ATGAAAATGACTACCTTTTCCTGGGATCTGGATTACACTGGTTTAGAG TTTCCAACCGGTTACCCTGAGATCGACCTGAATGCTGCTCCCTGCACTCAGACCGAGGTCGGCGCCTTCGCCCGCTACTTTGGCCCAGCCGTCTTCTCCGTGGCCTTCGTGGTGGGGCTGGTTGGCAATGGGCTAGTCCTGGCCATCTTGGGGGTCCACCGTTGTCCCTGGCTCTTTGCAGACTGTTACCTCTTCCAGCTGGCCATTGCCGACCTTCTTCTGGTCTTGGCCCTGCCTTTCCGGGCCACACAGTTCACCCAGTCATGGGACTTTGGCGAGTTCCTTTGCAAGCTGGTGGGGGCCCTATCCACTATGAACAGCTATAGCACTGCCTTCCTCCTGGCATGCATTGCTATCGAGCGCTATTTGGCCATCGTCCATGCTGTCCAGCTTGACCGGCGCTTGACGCCATCCCACACCTACCTGACCTCTGCTCTGCTGTGGGGCATTTGTGTCGGACTCTCTGCCGTGGAGCTCCATTTTCGTACTGTGTCCTACACCCCACAAGCTGGAACCGTCACCTGCCACCTGGGATTCGGTGCCCAGGAAGCCGATTCATGGCGGTTGGGTCTCCGCCTGGTCTCCTTCCTCTTCggcttcttcttccctctcttggTGATGGCATATTGCTACGGTCGGATCATGGCCAAGCTGCGCAAGGCTCGGCTCTTCTGGAGGGTGATGGCCTTGCGTCTGCCGGCGGTGATCCTGGTCCTCTTCGTCCTCTGCTGGGGTCCCTTCCACGGCTTCATCCTTGTGGACAGCTTGCAACGTTTGGGCCACTTGGCCAGAGATTGTGCCCGGGAGCAGATTCTGGACTTTGGCCTCCTCTTCACGGAAAGCTTGGGCCTGGTTCACTGTTGCCTCAACCCCTTGGTTTATGCCTTCGTGGGGGTCAGGTTCAGAAGGGAGCTTTATGGATTGTTCCAGAATTGGGTGCAATGCCAAGGATGCCAAGGACGTTGCCCAAGTCTGGAACAGAGTGGCCAAGCCACGGAGTCTAGTGTTGTCCAAGGCGGGGAATATTCCATTATGATATGA